The Nicotiana sylvestris chromosome 6, ASM39365v2, whole genome shotgun sequence genomic sequence taccaagagatcctttgcacgtatattgaggatactaagagatcttcgggataccgagagatccctagcatatattaaggatatcaagagatcctcgggataccaagagatccctagcatatattgaggataccaagagatcctcgggataccaagagatccttagcatatattgaggataccaagagatccttagcatatattgaggataccaagagatcctcgggataccaagagatccccggctatcatccttgttatgagtggtacttcctggtgtttgcctttatttcagtttccgttattgtactccttattatcctgtgtagattcttattGTAGGTTCTCAATTGTACTATTTATCTTATCCTGGcatcttattatttatttaacctcagtagggacctgaccttcctcgtcactacccgaccgaggttaggcttggcacttaccgaGTACCGTTGTGGTGCACTCATGTCCCTTCTgtgtatgtttttcatgtgcagatccaggtaccgttACTCAAGcatatcatccttgaggaggcgactactctagagacttcgaggtgcatctgccgcgtccgcagtccgagaagtccctttctattcctgcttttagtatttagcccttatttatttttctattCTTATTAAACATTCCGGAGTTAGATCTATGTAGTATTGACTTAGCTTATGATTCGTGggttccgggtcttggatttatgttttggtattgagagtgaaacatggtgtatgccgagcggtacatttaaacactgttactgccttatttctgttttaaattgttttacttccgcaaattttagtttttcttCCGTAatttaggcttacttagtcgtagagactaggtgctgtcacgatgaTTCATAGAGGGCGAACCGGGTTCGTGACATGGATGCCTAAATCAATGACAGAAATAAAACTAGGGTTCCAAACTCGGatcaaaaattaattaaataatggTGGAGGTTTTGGGAAATCGACAACGGTTTAAGGTTTAAGGGCGTGTGAGGAGTGTGGGGTGTAATTTTGGGATTGTTTGGGCGACCTAGGGTTTTGGGTTTCAATTTCAGATCTAGATTTAATGGATTTGGGGTGGTGATTTGGGGGGAGTTGGTGATTGATTAGTGTTCAAGGGGTTGTGGATAGTGTAGAGGATGAATTTGGGGTCCGCCGTGGGGCAATTTTCGGTGGGCGGCGGCTGGTGAAAGATTTTTGGGCAGCTAGGGTTAGGATTTAGAGAGGGATGGGGAATGGGGAGTGTTCtgaagggtttgggggggggggctgTTCAGACAGTTATAAGGGTTTAGGGTATTGAGTTATGGTCCGTTCGATCAAGaaagatcaacggctaggatcgCCATTACTAAAACGACATCGATTTTGGGTTTTAGGTGGGGACTAGACCGGGTGAGGGTACTTGGgcttgaattattttgagaatggGAATTGGGCCACCAGATTTGGTCTTTGGGTGGCCCAAATTCGAAGACCAACCCTTTTTTTCCTTTATtgccttttttttcctttttctttaattaaaagtctaacaaaattaataaaattctaaattataaaattaatctAATCACCTATTTGTATTATCTACCAATTAATTAATCTTAAATTAAAAAAGAGGGAATTACTAATCCAAAATTAAAACTAACAGTGTAGAAAATGAACgccatttttttgtgatttttatttaataaagaaattaactaaccaattaatcctaaaatatgaacacaaaaatctaatatgcaatgcatgatattttgacTTTTTTGcggcatttttcatgattttaacaaaaataaacGTGCactaaaatgcaaacaattaataaaaatcctacaaaatcatataaaattgaaaacaacttagaaaaatctattttctttaattttgtaggagtatttttttagtaggacaaaaatcacatgctcacagctacccctctttgctcgaaaacacgaagagttttcgagaaaagataaaatgagcaattatgagcgATTTTTGTCTGTCTGGATACTCACTAGGAAGCATGTTTGGgaaaaagtttgaccgaaccttgcttcggaggttgcctacatatccttgactataaaagaatcaggtcagtgtaatTCTGGAAGTTTTGTTAGTCGGGACTACCGAGAAACTGTGattttactgttgttgttgctgtttctacttgctgagctccttattacaccaaaataaaaaatgaaaagttaaactaactaagcctatgaactacgagttacaagattcctatttatAAACCTTCTAAAGTTTGATCTTGAGTCCTGGTTGGTTCTTCctacagactctgatctgaatcttgatgctcattagctgcaaccgctggtttatttttcttcagcttttcggatcaaggtgggacatgcaaagctggtgacttcaatcatatcttgagcagtccacatcttttctccgcttctacacttagagttcacttcttttcttgttcttcttttcttttattttggattgagacttcttcttttggtcatctcaaacctcgtGCCTCGCGGTAAAAACCTACTCAGGcactaaaacaaacaaacaaacaaaatttttctgccccagttttcactaggaaaatttcgtgagttattgtaacaaaattgtAAACTACttttttattgaaagcaataaaagtcaggattgtgtatccttgagaaaaaAAAGATTAGGGTGGGGACCCTATGTCAAAAACAAGATCAGCTAGGGGTTGGAAACCCTAGGttgaaaagattaccaggttatgctagcGTCAACtcgggagtgggaccctatgttggaaaggtcATCGTGTTATGCAGACATCAACTAGGTAGTGggacctatgttggaaaagtcatcgggttatgccggcatcaactacagagtgagaccctatgctggaaaagtcatcgagttatgccggcatcaactacagagtgggaccctatgctagaaaagtcatcgggttatgttggcatcaactaaggagtgggaccctatgctggaaaagtcatcgggttatgccggcatcaattAGAGAGTGGgatctatgttggaaaagtcatcagaTTATGTCAGTATcagctagggagtgggaccctatgctggaaaagtcatcgggttatgccggcatcaactagggagtgggaccctatgttgaaaaagttATCGctttatgctggcatcaactagggagtgagaccatatgttggaaaagtcatcggattatgccgacaTCAATTAaagagtgggaccctatgttggaaaagtcatcagaTTAGGTCGGTATcagctagggagtgggaccctatgttggaaaagtcatcgggttatgtcggcatcaactagggagtgggaccctatattggaaaagtctTCGGGTTAtaccggcatcaactagggagtgggaccctatgttggaaaagatgcagctagggattggagaccctatactaccatgattttgaatttttcttcttcttttcatttcatttcattttattttattaggaTAATGAATAAAGAGTTTGGAGGGGACTTCTCTTCTTTTGGGTTGTTGCCGAAGAACTATTTTGGTCTCTGCGTACTATGCTtttattgcacctgcttcttgcgagGTTGTTTTGGAATGCACCTATTTTCCCctgtttttcaaacaaagaacaatttgtcagtttgaaacagtggttggttttttggccttgattgtttcaatcacttgatcttgGCCCAGCTCTTTCAATAAAAATCCCCATTGCTCGCTAGCTCTCTAGAAATTGGTTTCATTTCTAAACCCGGGGATCTTGACTTTTCCCAAATTCCACATGATTATTAACCCGTGTGGGGCTTGGACTTTTCCATCTTTTTttgcctttatgggcacttgaatttgatttcctttcttttcaagaATTTTTGGACTCTGGAGCATcgaccatcatggccagtcgaggtcgacttgatgcacctgctgaggctgggtgctctCTTGAATATTAGCTTTTTGTCAAAAAAatcctgtaaaaccaatcttgccatcttttctttgtattagtttcggaggagaattaaaccgaaagggattcaaagagaagtAAACAATGGATAGGATAATGAATTTAaacgagaagtgtccctttcggggaaaggaaaggacttatctagagtgcacacagacttcaatagacatgacatgcttcttggactggatacccgatttTGTGCAAACCATCCAACTCTCATAAACCCATCATAACCCATACCTCAAAactgagaaaccttgccagggCTCTATCAACACCGATGGTTGTAAGGGATCCCTTTTTCAATTAGTTGGGCCCTTTGCAGGTTTTCACCAACTGACCTtgctcatttctcttctcatcatcgtcttatagtgctctttgcgagttttcactaacaagactctctcattttcaatttctctgcttaccatcgccccatggtgcccgtgtgggttttcaccaataagactctctcattttgttttctctattgattgtatcagatccaagtaacCTCATCCTCCAATTTTGAATGGCTttaccgattgatcagaaggacttaaaCAAACCTTggagtgaaaagaatttggattgaattacaactttggaacctttcaggcaaAAACTAGTGCTGAACTATTataacttctaccccagtttcaatTTTGGGGAaatgtggatttttgttttggtgtgactgaactctagagagaggctacctacgtatcctttcgaaatcaagtcgaacgtagttcagggaactttgtttttttttgattttttctctcAACATTTttgggttccaaagagggtagtcaaagaaaggtagccggctcaaagggtttgcaaagggttaacagtgtttgggtagcgagaatgaaagacTTCATCATCCCAATTGGAGAATATCAGTACCATAGAAGGGTTAAAATGTAATACCTTTTGACCGCGCCCGCATTGAcagctgtttcggggtcatttccttcaatgtctcccaagtacaatgccccttttggcaataATTTTCTTATAGTGTACGGACCCTTCCAGTTTGGAgccaactttccttttgcttccttatGATGCAGGAGAATACATTTCAAAATGAGTTGgcccacttcaaagtttctagaccgcactttcttgttgtaggcacgggccattctttgttgatacaactgcccatgGCAAACTACGGCCatccgtttttcatcaatcatggttaactgttctagacgggtcttGACCCATTTATTGTCCTCAATCCCAACTTCAATAATGATTCGAAGAGATGGAATTTCAATATCTGCGGGTATTgcagcttcagtgccataaaccaatagatagggtGTTGCCCCAATTGATGTGTGCATggttgtgcgatatcccaacaatgcaaaaggaaacttttcatgccattgtctagaactttggatcattttcctgaggatcttcttgatatttttgtttgctacttcaacaacaccattagctttgggccgataaggggtacacttccgatgcatgatcttaaattgttcacatatctccctcatcaaatgactgttcaaatttgcagcattgtCCGTAATGATAGTCTTAGGAATACCAATGCGACAGATAATGTTGGAATGCACGaagtccaccactgctttcttggagACAGCTTTGAGagtgattgcttcaacccactttgtgaaatagtcaatggcaacatagatgaacctatgcccatttgaagcttttggcttgattggcccaatgacatccataccccaagcaacgaacgaACATGGTGCCGACATAGGATGCAATTCTgaaggcggtgcatgaatcaagTCACCatgtacctgacactgatgacactttcggacaaaactgaagcaatccttttccattgtcatccagtaataacccgcccgAAGGATTTTCTTTACAAGGACGTATCCGTTCATATGGGATCCACACACTCCCGCATGCACTTCATTCATGATTTTTCCAGCCTCTTGGGAATCCACGCATCTTAGAAGATTCAGGtctagagttcttttgtacaaaacctcCCCACTTAAGAAGAAACCACTCCTAgtcttctaatggttctcttttgttCTCTGCTGGCTTGTTCAGGATATTCCCTTGGTTTCaagaatcttttgatatcatgatacgaTGGCTGAACATCTGATTCCATCTGAATTGTATTACAATAAACATGTCTTTCTCGAATTTGGATTTCCAGTgggtcaatgtggacattgcctggatacggcagcatcgaggccaaagtagctagtGCATAAGCTAACTCATTGTAAAATCGAGGAATGTACCTAAACTCGACAGATTTGAACTATTTTCTAAGATCTTCTACATGTTGCCTGTATGGGATAAGCTTGatatctcgggtttcccattcaccttgagctTGTCGAATAATCAGGTCAAAATCTCCCACGATCAACAATTCTTCCACATCCTGATCGACTTCCATGTTCATGCCCATACTGAAGGCTTtatactcggcagtgttgtttgtACAGAAAAATCGAAGTCGGGCTGTGaccggatagtgctgaccagtgggcgaaatcaaaatttccccaatcccgacaccttttgcattcacagctccgtcgaagaacattttccaagtatTGGTGTCTTCTAGAATGatctcaactgaatttacctccTCTTCCAGAAAGTAAGTACTCAAGGGTTGATATTCATCATCATCAGGATTCTCAGCTAGGTGATCCCCCAAGGCTTTAGCTTTCATTGttgtgcgggtgacatagactatgtcgaactCGGCAaacaggatttgccattttgctaacctctcGGTGGGCATTGGCTTTTGGAATATGTATTTCAAAGGATACAGTCTGGTAATAAGATAGGTGGATtaagccaacaagtaatgcctgagcttttgagcgacccaagttagggcgcagcaagttctttccaacaaagtgtactcgacttcataactagtgaacttcttgctcaaatagtatatggcttgttctttcttcccggtcacatcatgttgcccgagaacACATCCAAAATAATTCTCCAACACTGTCaagtacaagaacaaaggcctTCTAGGCTCGGGTGGGACCAACACTGgcggattcgacagatattctttgattttatcaaaagcttctggacactcatctgtccatctaATAGCTGCAACTTTCTTCAACAGCTTAAATGTGGGCTCACACGTGGAAGTCAATTGAGCAATGAATCTACtaatgtaattcaacctgccTAGCAGACTCATAAACTCTTTTTTGGTTCTCGGAGggggcaaatcccgaatagactttatctttgttggatctagctcgatttcCCTCCGAGTGACTATAAACCTCAAAAGTTTCCTagatggaactccgaatgcgcaTTTAGCTTGATTTAATTTCAAGTCATATTTATGCagacgctcaaagaactttctcagatctcgcACATGGTCATCCTACATTCTggatttaatgatcacatcatccacatatacctcaattTTCTGGTGCATTATGTCGTGAAAGATGgcagtcatagctctcatgtaagttgctccggcgttctttaaaccaaatAGCATGAACCTGTAATAGTAAGTACCCCAAGGTATGGTGAAAGAcatcttttctgcgtcttcttcatccatcagaagctgatgatacccaacataacaatccacgaaagattgtatctcatgtttggcacagttgtcaacaaggatgtggatgtttggtaatggaaaattgtccttggggcttgctttgttgaaatcccgataatcaacacacactcgggttttcccatctttctttggcattGGGACCATATTAGCCAATCATGTGGTGTATCGGGCCACTTGGATCACACCCGCTTTCAAttgtttggtgacttcttctttgattttgtcattgATGTTTGTTTTAAACTTTCTCTATTTTTGTTGGACAGGGGGATAACCGGGGTATGTTGGCAATTTGTGCACAACTAAATCAACACTcagtcctggcatatcatcataggaccaggcaaacacgtctttgaattcgaacaaaagttggatcaatgtaTCCCGAGTTCTTTCATCagcgtgaatgcttatcatggtttcctgGACCTCTTCCGAAAtacccaaattaactggctcagtttcatttaagtttggcttaggcttattctcaaattgttccagttctcagtttatttccctaaaagcctcatcttcatcatattccggttcttgactcattatttcacagttagacaacGTATTAAGATCTAGGCATGAAGTccacaagcatgtcatattatttaagtccgcattattagaactgaaaagagagataagaaaaaataacaaaaattagaaagaataaagaaagagattcatagacacgaaatattgatttcatttcaatgaatttgaagatagaaggatttacattggaatttaaaagacaataaactaaaaatGTTCGACTCGGAATccagaaaagatggcaagactgaACTACCGGAATTCCTGCCTGACTGGGAATatagtagccttccaattttgaagttTGGCATTTGGCCCCATATATTGCACCTTAgtagtgcttgagccttcacccGGTTGGACCTTGTGAGCCTCATATAACATTTGCCTCATTGCCCCACAAATGTCCTCAATTTCTTCGGCCGTGAaggcctcttcttcttcttcttctatgtaCCTTGGCTTAACAAACGTTCTGGCAAGATGCGGGACTGGCTGAGGCAGAACCCACCCATTGTTCTTCTGTTCATTAGCCCATTTTATGTCGGCTTATGTAGCTTAGAAATCGACGCCAAAGAATTTCTCACTGGCAGTCAAAGTGATAGGCCCtgtaatgccttgcaaagatgcccCGAGCCCTTTCCTGGGCTTGTAGCCATGTTTGATCATTTTACTGGCGACCATGATTGACGCATTTGGCAAGAAGGGTTGAGGACACGGGGTTCCTTCCTCACACTGGTCTGCAACCACGATCTCAAAAGCTTGGTAGACTATGTGCTTGTTACCTTCCTTAGCCTCTagacatgggactgatgggtccctATAGATTAATTGCTCATCTTTTCCGTGGACCATGATTTCTTGGTCTTCATGTTCAAACAtaaccatttggtggagagtagaGGGTGCAGTTCCTGtagcatggatccaaggccttcctaggagaaaattgtaggaagtGTACATGTCCAAAACCTGAAATGTTACTTCAAAATCCATAGGGCCGATGATTAGGATCAAATCAATCTCCCCTGTCGTATCCCTCCTGACGCCATCAAAAGCATGTATATAAACATTGTTGGGTCTAATCCtttcagtcccaatttccattctctatAAGGTCGAGAGATGGCAGATGTCAACCCAGATCCACCATCCAACATACTCTTTTCACATAGTATCCTTCACATTTAATGGTCAAATAAAGAGCTTTGTCGTAGGCAGCCCCTTCCGGAGGCAAGTCATTTCGGCTGAATGAGATCCAGTTGACTTCAAAAAATCATTCCGCCATTCTTTCCAATTGCTCAACCGTGGTCTCGACCAGAACATATGCCTCATTAAGCGTGTTCAACAACACTTTTCGATGCTCATTCGATCTTATCAGCAAGGACAAAAGTGAGACCTGAGAGGGGGACTTTATGAGTTGATCAATCATGGCGTAGTCCGAAGTTTTCATCTTTCggaaaaattcctctgcctcttcaaCACTGACTAGCTTTTTAAGTGGAAAACGCTTCTGTTTGGTCATGTTTAATTCTTCTAAGTTGAGGTACTTCCCTGACGGGTTCATTTCATTCACCTCCCCATGATTTtctttcccttgtacatcaccactgcttTATTGTAGTTCTAGGGATGGCAGTGCGGTCTTTCATGGGATTCTGTGGTGCGAGGCTGATAACCACGGGCTCAGTCAGCCTGGGTGAAATTATCGACCACCGCTCCATATAAGTCCCCTTTGGTATGTACATCTTTGGTACCTTCAGCGTAACTTTGTTCTGCTCAAACATTTTAaggggactcaacacaaactGTTCTTTTCTGGGGGCCTTGGGAACATAGAGAACGACATCTTTAAGAGGTTCTTCCCCTGTCTTGGTTTCCACAACCTTTTCTATGCTTTGAGGAGTAGAGTTGCTTTTCTTTTCATCCTTAGCTTGCTTTGCTACTGCTCTGGGTTTCTTTTCTATGTCAACAATAACAATGATAGTTTTCAATGCTGGGTCGAACTCTTTGACCTCACAGATCATCCCAATGACTGGCCCATTGTTGTGAGCCAGCAATGGGTTATTAGTTACATTAGGAACTTCGTCATCCCTCAACACTACCCACTTATGTTCTATCAGATTTTTAACTGCCCTCTTAATGGTCCAGCAATCCTCAGTGTCGTTCCCTTCTGCCCCTGAATGATAAGCACATCGGGTACCAGTTTAGTAGGAGGGTGACTCTAGGTTTGGCCTGTTTGGAGGTACGGGCTATAataaacccatttggaccaactttgggaaaaggctggaatatgattcaccaatgggtgtgaagttAGTTTTTCTGGGTGGCTCACGGGGACCGGCATTATATGGATAATTATTCTGTAGAGGACGTGGATTATATGGGGCTTGGTGAGGAGGGTTGTTTCTTGGAAGTGGAGATCAGTTTTGGTTATAATGTTGTTGCGGTCGAGCGTATGGCTGGGCGTTCATTATTGTATAAGGCTGAGGAGTCATGGCATATGTCGTATCTTGGTGAGGGTAGTAATATTGTGGGGTGCTGGAAAAGGAACCAAAGTAACCTTGGGGTTGACGGGGGTTTCTTAGACTTATGTCCATCATTtctacttcttctttctttttccggTTTGCTTCACCCCCCAACCCACTCTGGATTGCTTGAGAAGTGACTCTTATAGCCGACTGGCTCAGGATGCGacctgttttcaaaccattttccaccatttccCCAATCTTTATGGCTTCTACAAACGACTTGCCCATAgtggacatcatgttctggaaataatcagcctcttgggcttgcaagaagacactgaccatctcggtctcatccattgGGGGTTTTACCCTGGCATCTTGTTCACACCACTTGATAgcatactctcggaagctttctgAAGATTTCTTTTTGAAATTGGACAAAGAATTTCTATCTGGAGCTatgtccacattatactggaactgtctgacaaagtcTCGGGACAagtcatcccatatatgccagtgGGAGatatcttggtccatataccattcagaTGCAATTTCGGCTAAACTCTccctgaagtaagccatcaagagTTCTTCTTTTCTGCCCGCTCCTCTTaactgattgcaataccttttcaggtgagctatggggtccccatgtccatcatatttttcaaatttgggagtcttgaaatcGATGGGCAGATgaacatgagggaacatgcacaagtcGGCGTAGGAGACACTCTTCTGGCCACTCAGGCCTTGCATATTCTTGAGactttgttctatgcttttcatttttcgaGTGATCTCTTCTTGATTGGGATTATTTACAGTTCTCTCTTGTTCCGTGGTAGACTCATACCGAGGGTGTTGAGGGTAGGAGTTTGGGGTGACATGAACTGTGTCCAGTTGAACTGATGGTATTTGGAAAGTAAAGGATGACGGCTCGAAACCTGGCCTGGGCACTGTTGGCTATGTCGTAGCAGAGGTTGGTGGTGCAGTGAATATATTAGAAGACACTCCCGAAAATAGTGCCTGtgggcgaacctcagaaggcaTTGCAATAAAATGGGTTGACATAGTGGGGTATCCGAATGGGGTGGCCGGGTAGTTTATAGGGATGTTGGAGGTTCCACTTGTTCTGGGAATCAGCTCAGGAAAACTAGGTATTGCACTAGGTGGCTCTCAACCGTTAGACCAAGCGTCCCACATATCCAACATACGGAGGCGCAATATCCTGTTCTCTTCAGCACTTGTTGACTCTAACATTGGGATAACCGATATTGGGCTGTCCTCTGAGAGGTTAATGATTGGTAGGTGACTCTCCGATGTCATTTCAACACTCCCTTTAAATCTTGTGAAGTAAGGGTGTgaagccagattaccacaaaaccaaccacctaaaACAGAACCTTTTCTCAATAACATACacaacaaaccggttagtttgGGACATTTAAAACATAGGGAATCACACATTGgaggaatgcaatgcacctagataGTTAAACatttttctacatgttttgcaacggttGCGTGTCTCATCACAACTTTTGTTATCTCCCAGATCTTgaatcttttattttcatttgtgctttttcattattttctttcttttctttgtgcTCTCTCTTTTgcattgttttctctctttttcttgtgCCCTTTTTTTCCATCATTTTCCCTCTTATTCAAATTATCTATAGTAATGACCAGATCCGatagggattgcctacgtatcacgacgccgcatgaatcagatcatgaCATAGTTCAGGggataaatgcgaaataa encodes the following:
- the LOC138871546 gene encoding uncharacterized protein — translated: MDEEDAEKMSFTIPWGTYYYRFMLFGLKNAGATYMRAMTAIFHDIMHQKIELLKKVAAIRWTDECPEAFDKIKEYLSNPPVLVPPEPRRPLFLYLTVLENYFGCVLGQHDVTGKKEQAIYYLSKKLYPLKYIFQKPMPTERLAKWQILFAEFDIVYVTRTTMKAKALGDHLAENPDDDEYQPLSTYFLEEEVNSVEIILEDTNTWKMFFDGAVNAKGVGIGEILISPTGQHYPVTARLRFFCTNNTAEYKAFSMGMNMEVDQDVEELLIVGDFDLIIRQAQGEWETRDIKLIPYRYIPRFYNELAYALATLASMLPYPGNVHIDPLEIQIRERHVYCNTIQMESDVQPSYHDIKRFLKPREYPEQASREQKRTIRRLGVVSS